A DNA window from Cydia splendana chromosome 24, ilCydSple1.2, whole genome shotgun sequence contains the following coding sequences:
- the LOC134802558 gene encoding PBAN-type neuropeptides-like — protein sequence MFFQINKVVLLIVFNIFLMVTGENYKDETMDRIPKNGRARVVFTPIRGKRMFADNRDTLLRMLEAADALKYYYDQLPYYDPQADDQEAKVTKKVIFTPKLGRSSDDAFEKRGYENDFTPRLGRQADAVTASDEVYRQDASLDGRSKYFSPRLGRTVELTPRLGRSYNYELYPSKVRIARSTNGTKS from the exons ATGTTTTTTCAAATCAATAAGGTGGTGCTCCTGATCGTATTTAATATATTCTTAATGGTTACTGGTGAAAACTATAAG GATGAAACTATGGATCGGATTCCAAAAAACGGAAGAGCGAGGGTAGTATTCACCCCCATACGGGGCAAACGGATGTTCGCCGATAACAG AGACACATTGCTGAGGATGCTGGAGGCGGCCGACGCGCTAAAATACTATTACGACCAGCTGCCCTACTACGACCCTCAGGCTGACGACCAGGAAGCTAAAG TGACCAAGAAAGTAATATTCACGCCGAAGCTCGGACGGAGTTCTGACGACGCGTTCGAGAAGCGAGGCTACGAGAACGACTTCACGCCGAGACTCGGCCGGCAGGCTGACGCCGTCACCGCCTCCGACGAAGT TTACAGACAGGACGCGTCGCTAGACGGCAGGTCCAAGTATTTCTCCCCGCGTCTGGGCCGCACTGTAGAGCTGACTCCACGACTTGGCAGGTCGTACAACTACG AATTATACCCCAGCAAAGTCCGTATAGCCAGAAGCACAAATGGGACTAAATCATAG